One Defluviitoga tunisiensis genomic window carries:
- a CDS encoding flagellar basal body L-ring protein FlgH, with translation MINKSKFLLIFTLISLALLTTTFADSLWNKKDEEANSLYTYNNSYNIGDIVTIVVSENPSLSLSESMPDYKGSSAKTINSFVSNIGGIDLNKFLPIGSSDPSQISVQNNQVTSTSSAKVQLFISSIIVDKNENGLYKIRGEKEIKIGKNRNTIIIEGLISPKNIAKDGTVFSESIANAKIWYDGDIVFQQDPNEPSWLSSILSGIANLFF, from the coding sequence ATGATTAATAAGTCTAAATTTCTTTTAATTTTCACATTGATCTCTTTAGCGTTATTGACCACCACATTCGCAGATTCTCTGTGGAATAAAAAAGATGAGGAAGCTAACTCTTTATATACATATAACAATAGTTATAATATTGGTGACATTGTCACTATAGTTGTTTCAGAAAATCCCTCTCTGTCTCTATCAGAAAGCATGCCCGATTACAAAGGCTCGTCTGCTAAAACCATTAACTCCTTTGTAAGTAATATTGGTGGTATAGATTTAAATAAATTTTTACCAATTGGTTCTTCAGATCCTTCCCAGATATCAGTTCAAAATAATCAAGTTACTTCGACTTCAAGTGCGAAGGTACAATTATTTATTTCCTCTATAATCGTTGATAAAAATGAAAATGGTTTATATAAAATAAGGGGAGAAAAAGAAATTAAAATTGGAAAGAATAGAAATACGATTATAATAGAAGGGCTTATTTCCCCTAAAAATATTGCTAAAGATGGAACTGTATTTTCTGAAAGTATTGCTAATGCTAAAATATGGTACGATGGCGATATTGTTTTTCAACAAGACCCAAATGAACCATCTTGGTTATCTTCAATTCTTTCAGGAATAGCAAATTTATTCTTTTAG